One Pichia kudriavzevii chromosome 3, complete sequence genomic window carries:
- a CDS encoding uncharacterized protein (PKUD0C07525; similar to Saccharomyces cerevisiae YMR183C (SSO2) and YPL232W (SSO1); ancestral locus Anc_6.258) translates to MSYNPYAEQSGNPYAENTGNPYIDNTGNPYAGDNDYEMNTYNQSSNINNNNNNNNINNAGDDFFSRIQTLKDDLNDYNLLINQIERLQMSALNAVSADELNAIKAQIDSVSNNIKSVQTLEIKPKLTELYETVGGDVDKEEQVNNIRNQFRNAILRFQQVDDSYRQSNQNKAIEQYQIVNPDATYSESLQFIDHIGDQQVFDEAINMANRKGEAVAVLDEVKTRHQEVLRAVQMTNELNILLDDLQNLAFQQDEIIDSANKNIERAQDQLERGDANVVKARDHAKKGRKWRWILFWVVVVLICAIVGGVVGGVVGSRH, encoded by the coding sequence ATGAGTTACAATCCATACGCCGAACAATCGGGTAATCCGTATGCCGAAAACACAGGCAACCCATATATTGACAACACAGGTAACCCATACGCAGGCGATAATGACTATGAAATGAATACTTACAATCAAAGCAGCAATattaacaacaacaacaacaacaacaacattaATAATGCCggtgatgattttttttcaagaatcCAAACCCTTAAGGACGACTTGAACGATTACAATTTACtaatcaatcaaattgagCGTTTACAAATGAGCGCCTTGAATGCAGTTTCTGCCGACGAGTTGAATGCCATAAAAGCGCAAATTGATAGTGTAAGTAATAACATTAAAAGTGTCCAGACTTTGGAAATCAAGCCGAAGTTGACAGAGTTGTACGAGACTGTTGGCGGCGACGTTGATAAGGAAGAACAAGTCAATAATATCAGAAACCAATTCCGTAATGCTATCTTAAGATTTCAGCAAGTTGACGATAGTTACCGTCAATCCAATCAAAATAAAGCCATtgaacaatatcaaattgtTAATCCGGATGCCACTTATAGCGAATCCCTACAGTTTATTGACCATATAGGCGACCAGCAGGTGTTTGATGAAGCTATCAACATGGCCAACCGTAAAGGTGAGGCTGTTGCCGTTTTAGATGAAGTCAAGACTAGACATCAAGAAGTGTTGCGTGCAGTTCAAATGACTAATGAATTAAACATCCTCTTGGATGACTTACAGAACTTGGCTTTCCAGCAAGACGAGATTATTGACTCtgcaaataaaaacattGAACGTGCACAAGATCAGTTAGAGAGAGGTGATGCCAATGTCGTCAAGGCTAGAGATCACGCAAAGAAGGGGAGAAAATGGAGATGGATCTTGTTCTGGGTGGTTGTTGTCCTTATATGTGCCATTGTTGGTGGTGTCGTTGGTGGTGTTGTTGGTTCAAGACATTAA
- a CDS encoding uncharacterized protein (PKUD0C07520; Pfam Domains: PH(3.6e-07)): MINSLLHSRKTVSPQSGEVSPPPQLGQATDLTGFEFPDSSSLLNDRFNKYLQLIKTLQIYTETQLKIAYDSMKHYEGLNKQAVSSMPNFETNAGGADSTLVSGSQKIGQENVSEGNDGNSPTQIDLNNFLSIMRRTFGNDLSNTTTYHNKLQMILPKLKSLGEQVEKNQKEFVQTANIEQKDITVLREHSNKSLHQLSNSVQDFKTSKDADYKKDPYLVKRNLLKDATLQLSSENNRIEFLINTENQMHATETKILVDLKNIFNQLSELVNSQYTQLAQNSIYLNTNFDKVSEDLEWNNFLTKNSKFLLTSPTNFNTDGSLNEGMSELSISNTQSTLGAKNSPFMRSIDQVTFPNYDNPVTRPLIEGVLQKKEKTLGLISGGYKSRYYAISPKGFFYEFPARDVDATTPTLALYLPDCEVKGGVQRGNFKFSIRGKDHSNLAPSIRKRYVFQASSDGDYNQWWSIISQFVNSTSGVISSDGSDVE; encoded by the coding sequence ATGATCAACTCGTTGCTACATTCAAGGAAAACAGTCTCACCTCAATCGGGTGAGGTGTCGCCACCTCCACAACTAGGTCAAGCCACCGATCTAACTGGCTTTGAGTTCCCTGACTCCTCGAGTCTCTTGAACGACCGCTTCAATAAGTACCTCCAGTTGATTAAAACGTTGCAAATCTACACCGAAACACAGTTGAAGATTGCCTACGATTCAATGAAACACTATGAAGGATTGAACAAACAGGCTGTTTCCTCAATGCccaattttgaaacaaaCGCCGGTGGTGCAGATTCCACATTAGTGAGTGGATCACAGAAAATTGGCCAGGAAAACGTTTCTGAAGGAAATGACGGCAATTCTCCAACACAGATTGACTTGAACAACTTTTTGTCTATAATGCGTAGAACATTTGGTAATGACTTATCCAATACTACAACTTACCACAACAAGTTGCAGATGATATTGCCCAAGTTGAAGTCATTGGGTGAGCAGGTTgagaaaaaccaaaaggAATTTGTACAAACTGCTAATATTGAGCAAAAAGATATCACTGTTTTAAGAGAACACTCTAATAAATCATTGCATCAATTGAGCAACTCTGTACAGgatttcaaaacttcaaaagatGCTGACTACAAGAAGGACCCATACTTGGTGAAGCGGaacttgttgaaagatGCCACCTTGCAATTGAGCAGTGAAAATAACAGAATTGAGTTTCTCATCAACACGGAAAACCAAATGCATGCAACAGAGACAAAGATCCTGGtggatttgaagaacatATTCAACCAACTGTCCGAACTTGTCAATTCACAGTACACACAACTGGCTCaaaattcaatttatcTGAACACCAACTTTGACAAGGTTTCCGAGGATTTGGAATGGAACAACTTTTTGACTAAAAACAGCAAATTCTTGCTAACTTCTCCAACAAACTTCAATACTGATGGCAGTCTCAATGAAGGTATGTCCGAATTATCGATTTCAAATACCCAATCCACTTTAGGTGCCAAAAATAGTCCTTTTATGAGATCTATTGATCAGGTGACTTTCCCTAATTATGATAATCCTGTAACTAGGCCTCTGATTGAGGGTGTCCtacaaaagaaggagaaaaccTTGGGTTTGATCTCTGGCGGCTATAAGTCACGCTACTATGCCATTTCACCAAAGGGCTTCTTTTACGAATTCCCAGCAAGAGACGTTGATGCAACCACTCCGACATTGGCGTTGTATTTGCCAGACTGTGAAGTCAAGGGCGGAGTTCAAAGAGgcaatttcaagttttccATTCGTGGTAAAGACCACAGCAATCTTGCTCCATCAATAAGGAAACGTTATGTTTTCCAGGCAAGCTCTGATGGTGACTACAACCAATGGTGGAGTATCATTTCTCAGTTTGTCAACTCCACAAGCGGCGTTATATCCAGCGATGGCTCTGATGTTGAATAA
- a CDS encoding uncharacterized protein (PKUD0C07500; similar to Saccharomyces cerevisiae YPL231W (FAS2); ancestral locus Anc_6.257), translated as MATRTIKNKYESYDAALSLQRQVLCYSKDQKEIYYTADPADLEEESSEPAPAASSSAPAPVAAAPAPVAAAPAPAGPVAGVADAPVPAALVLRTLVAHKLKKPLEDIPMTKTIKDLVGGKSTVQNEILGDLGKEFGATPEKPEDTPLQELADQFQGSFNGTLGSQTSSLIAKLMSSKMPGGFSVGAARKYLQSRWGLEHGRQDAVLLYALTNEPAARLGSEPEAKAFFDAAAQKYAAAEGVSLSSGAPAGGAVAVGAVAVAAGAGPVADVPDAPVPAALVLHTLVAHKLKKPLSDVPMSKPIKDLVGGKSTVQNEILGDLGKEFGSTPEKPEDTPLQELADQFQDSFNGTLGKQSSTLIAKLMSSKMPGGFSVGAARKYLQSRWGLQQGRQDAVLLYALTNEPAARLGSEAEAKSFFDTVAQKYAAAEGVSLSAGGAGGASAGAGGAVMDTAALDAITKETKDLARQQLETLARYLKLDLTKGDRSLIKEKEASKVLQAELDLWAEEHGEFYASGIKPVFSPLKARQYDSYWNWARQDSLSMYFDIIFGKLKSIDRETVTQCIQIMNRANPTLIEFMQYHIDHTPTYKGETYELAKKLGQQLIDNCKEMLSKNQSPVFKDVSYPTGPKTTVDAKGNINYEEVSRDSCRKFEEYVHDMAKGGEMTKEVKPTIEEDLAKVYKALSRQASAENQLQIESLYKQLIEFVEKSNEIEVSKSVSAVLDNESTDDETDEIASLKDFSEIKKPVSSTIPPETIPFLHIKSKTKLDSWVYDKTKSALFLDGLEKGAVNGISYKGKIALVTGAGAGSIGAEVLKGLLSGGAKVIVTTSRYSKKVTEYYQSLYSRFGASGSALVVVPFNQGSKQDVVALVKYIYDDVKQGGLGWDLDFVIPFAAIPEAGIEVENIGSKSELAHRIMLTNLLRLLGEVASNKRARNITTRPAEVILPLSPNHGTFGSDGLYSESKLALETLFNRWHSESWSTFLTICGAVIGWTRGTGLMSGNNMIAEGIEKLGVRTFSQKEMAFNILGLMTPEVVRMCEEGPVMADLNGGLQFIENLREYTNQLRSEINNTSEVRRAVSIETAIEHKIVNGENADAPFNKAEVKPKANLTFDFPETSPYEEIKAKAPELEGMLDLERVIVVTGFSEVGPWGNSRTRWEMEAFGEFSLEGCIEMAWIMGFIKYFNGNIKGKQYTGWVDAKTNVPVDDVDVKKKYEAEILAHSGIRLVEPELFHGYDPNKKQLIQEVVIQHDLEPFITDKPTAMQYQLQHGEKVEVFPDESGEEYSVKILKGATLYVPKALRFDRLVAGQIPTGWNAKHYGISDDIIDQVDPITLYVLVATVEALLSAGITDPYEFYKYVHVSEVGNCSGSGMGGVSALKGMFRDRYKEIPVQNDILQESFINTMSAWVNMLLLSSSGPIKTPVGACATALESVDVGVETILSGKAKIVLVGGYDDFQEEGSYEFANMNATSNAVEEFAHGRTPDEMCRPATTTRNGFMEAQGSGIQVLMTASLALQMGVPIYAIVAMSSTASDKIGRSVPAPGKGILTTAREYQGDLKYKSAKMDIKYRSRQLKNRIAQIKNWAEGELDYIQEEAAQLAESDASFNKSEFLRERTEEIERDAIKQVKDAQRQLGNEFWKNDPRIAPIRGALATYNLTIDDLDVCSFHGTSTKANDKNETATVDKMMQHLGRTEGNTVYGVFQKFLTGHPKGAAGAWMLNGAIQILNTGIVPGNRNADNIDKVLEDYKYVLFPSRTITTDGIKAVSVTSFGFGQKGAQAIVIHPDYLYAALSKEEYESYTAKVSSRQKKSYAYIHNGMLNNSIFVAKDHAPYNDDQQESVYLDPLARVSPNKKDELVFNDNELQENGKYISPVADKTASVLSNLTKEQIGSKGVGVDVELIAEININNETFIERNFTEEEIKYCSGSANPRSSFAGAWSAKEAVFKSLEVESKGAGASLKDIEIVHAANGAPTVTLHGSALQAANKRGVKNVKVSISHDDVQSVAVAISEF; from the coding sequence ATGGCCACTAGAACCATCAAGAACAAGTACGAGTCATACGATGCAGCATTGTCTCTTCAAAGACAAGTTTTATGTTACTCCAAGGACCAAAAGGAAATCTACTACACTGCAGATCCTGCTGACTTGGAAGAAGAATCTTCAGAGCCAGCTCCAGCtgcatcttcttctgcaCCAGCACCGGTTGCAGCAGCTCCAGCGCCTGTTGCAGCAGCGCCAGCGCCAGCAGGCCCAGTTGCAGGTGTTGCAGATGCTCCTGTCCCAGCTGCCTTGGTTTTGCGTACTCTGGTTGCTCACAAGTTAAAGAAACCATTGGAGGATATTCCAATGACTAAGACCATCAAGGACTTAGTTGGTGGTAAGTCTACTgttcaaaatgaaattttggGTGATTTGGGTAAGGAATTTGGTGCTACTCCAGAAAAGCCTGAAGACACTCCATTGCAAGAATTGGCAGATCAATTCCAAGGTTCTTTCAATGGTACCTTAGGTTCTCAAACCTCATCTCTTATTGCCAAGTTGATGTCCTCCAAGATGCCAGGTGGATTCTCTGTTGGTGCTGCTAGAAAATACCTACAATCCAGATGGGGCCTAGAACACGGCAGACAAGATGCAGTCTTATTATATGCTCTAACGAACGAACCAGCTGCCAGATTAGGTTCTGAACCAGAAGCTAAAGCTTTCTTTGATGCTGCAGCCCAAAAGTATGCTGCAGCAGAAGgtgtttctctttcatCGGGCGCTCCAGCCGGCGGTGCTGTTGCAGTTGGTGCTGTTGCAGTTGCAGCAGGCGCAGGCCCAGTTGCAGATGTTCCAGATGCTCCTGTTCCAGCTGCCTTAGTTTTACACACTTTAGTTGCGCACAAGTTAAAAAAACCATTGTCTGATGTTCCAATGTCAAAACCAATCAAGGATTTAGTTGGAGGTAAGTCTACTGTTCAAAACGAAATTTTGGGTGATTTGGGTAAGGAATTTGGTTCCACACCAGAAAAGCCAGAAGACACTCCATTGCAAGAATTGGCAGATCAATTCCAAGATTCATTTAACGGTACTCTAGGTAAGCAATCATCTACTTTGATTGCCAAGTTGATGTCCTCCAAGATGCCAGGTGGATTCTCTGTTGGTGCTGCTAGAAAGTACCTACAATCCAGATGGGGGTTGCAACAAGGTAGACAAGATGCAGTCTTATTATATGCTTTAACAAACGAACCAGCTGCTAGATTAGGTTCTGAAGCAGAAGCAAAGAGTTTCTTTGACACTGTCGCTCAAAAATACGCTGCAGCTGAAGgtgtttctctttctgCAGGCGGTGCAGGCGGTGCAAGTGCAGGTGCTGGTGGAGCAGTCATGGATACTGCAGCTTTAGATGCAATTACCAAAGAAACCAAGGACCTAGCTCGTCAACAATTAGAAACTCTAGCAAGATACCTCAAGTTGGATTTGACCAAGGGTGACAGATCTTTGATTAAGGAAAAGGAAGCATCTAAGGTTTTACAAGCTGAGTTAGATTTATGGGCTGAAGAACACGGGGAATTCTATGCCTCAGGTATCAAACCAGTTTTCTCTCCATTGAAGGCTAGACAATACGATTCATACTGGAACTGGGCTAGACAGGACTCTCTATCCATGTACTTCgatattatttttggtaagttgaaatcaattgataGAGAAACTGTGACCCAATGTATTCAAATTATGAATAGAGCAAACCCAACTTTGATTGAATTTATGCAGTATCATATCGACCACACTCCAACTTATAAAGGTGAAACTTACGAACTTGCGAAGAAGTTGGGTCAACAGTTGATTGATAACTGTAAAGAGATGCTTTCTAAGAACCAATCACCTGTTTTCAAGGATGTTTCATACCCAACCGGTCCAAAAACCACTGTCGATGCTAAGGGTAACATCAATTACGAAGAAGTTTCTAGAGATTCTTGTAGAAAGTTCGAAGAGTATGTCCACGATATGGCGAAGGGTGGCGAGATGACTAAAGAAGTCAAACCAACTATCGAGGAAGACTTAGCTAAGGTTTACAAGGCTTTGTCCAGACAAGCATCTGCTGAAAATCAATTGCAAATTGAAAGCTTATACAAACAATTGATCGAGTTCGTCGAGAAATCCAACGAAATTGAAGTCTCAAAGTCTGTTTCTGCTGTTTTAGACAACGAATCTACCGATGATGAAACCGATGAAATCGCATCATTGAAAGACTTCTCTGAAATTAAAAAGCCAGTTTCTTCCACTATTCCACCAGAAACTATTCCCTTCTTACACATCAAGTCCAAGACTAAGTTAGATTCTTGGGTTTACGATAAGACCAAGTCtgctttgtttttggatgGCTTAGAAAAAGGTGCAGTCAATGGTATCAGTTACAAAGGTAAGATTGCCTTAGTCACTGGTGCAGGTGCAGGCTCTATTGGTGCAGAAGTCTTGAAGGGTTTACTGTCAGGTGGTGCTAAGGTCATTGTTACTACCTCTAGATACTCAAAGAAGGTTACTGAATACTACCAATCTTTATATTCTAGATTTGGTGCATCTGGTTCAGCGTTGGTTGTTGTTCCATTCAACCAAGGTTCCAAGCAAGATGTTGTTGCGTTAGTCAAGTACATTTATGACGATGTTAAGCAGGGTGGTTTAGGATGGGATTTAGATTTTGTTATTCCATTTGCTGCTATTCCAGAAGCTGGTATcgaagttgaaaatattggCTCTAAGTCCGAATTAGCACATAGAATCATGCTAACTAACTTGCTGAGATTATTAGGTGAAGTTGCATCTAACAAGAGGGCAAGAAACATCACCACCAGACCAGCAGAAGTTATCTTGCCATTGTCACCAAACCACGGTACTTTTGGTTCTGACGGTTTGTACTCTGAATCCAAGCTTGCCTTAGAGACCTTATTCAACAGATGGCACTCAGAGTCTTGGTCCACATTTTTAACTATTTGTGGTGCAGTCATTGGTTGGACCAGAGGTACCGGTTTAATGTCCGGTAACAATATGATTGCAGAAGGTATTGAGAAATTGGGTGTGAGAACTTTCTCCCAAAAGGAAATGGCATTCAACATCTTAGGTTTAATGACCCCTGAAGTTGTTAGAATGTGCGAAGAAGGTCCAGTTATGGCCGACTTGAATGGTGGTTTacaatttattgaaaaccTAAGAGAGTACACAAACCAGTTGAGATCCGAGATTAACAACACGTCTGAAGTTAGAAGAGCTGTTTCTATTGAAACTGCCATCGAACATAAAATTGTTAATGGTGAAAATGCCGATGCTCCATTTAATAAGGCAGAAGTTAAACCAAAGGCTAACTTAACATTTGACTTCCCTGAAACTAGTCCATACGAAGAAATCAAGGCCAAGGCTCCTGAACTCGAAGGCATGTTAGACCTTGAAAGGGTTATTGTTGTCACCGGTTTTTCCGAAGTTGGTCCTTGGGGTAATTCTAGAACTAGATGGGAGATGGAAGCTTTTGGCGAATTTTCTCTCGAGGGTTGTATTGAGATGGCATGGATTATGGGTTTCATTAAATATTTCAATGGTAACATTAAGGGTAAGCAATATACTGGTTGGGTTGACGCAAAGACCAATGTACcagttgatgatgttgatgttaaGAAGAAGTATGAAGCAGAAATCCTTGCACATTCTGGTATCAGATTGGTTGAACCTGAGTTGTTCCATGGTTATGatccaaacaaaaaacaattaATTCAAGAAGTTGTTATTCAGCACGACCTAGAACCATTTATTACTGACAAGCCTACAGCAATGCAGTACCAATTACAACATGGTGAAAAGGTTGAAGTCTTCCCAGACGAGTCTGGCGAAGAATATTCTGTTAAGATCTTAAAGGGTGCTACACTGTATGTTCCGAAGGCATTAAGATTTGATAGACTAGTTGCCGGACAAATCCCAACCGGTTGGAATGCAAAACACTATGGTATCTCAGATGATATTATTGACCAAGTTGATCCTATCACTTTGTATGTCTTAGTTGCGACCGTCGAGGCATTGCTATCTGCTGGTATTACTGATCCTTACGAGTTCTACAAATATGTCCATGTCTCTGAAGTTGGTAACTGTTCTGGTTCTGGTATGGGTGGTGTCTCTGCATTGAAGGGTATGTTCAGAGATAGATATAAGGAAATTCCTGTTCAAAACGATATTCTCCAAGAATCTTTCATTAACACCATGTCTGCTTGGGTTAATATGCTGTTGCTTTCATCATCTGGTCCAATCAAGACACCTGTGGGTGCTTGCGCTACTGCATTGGAATCTGTTGATGTTGGTGTCGAAACTATTTTGTCAGGTAAGGCTAAGATTGTCTTAGTTGGTGGTTATGATGACTTCCAAGAAGAAGGTTCTTATGAATTCGCAAACATGAATGCTACTTCTAAtgcagttgaagaatttgcTCATGGTAGAACACCTGATGAAATGTGTAGaccagcaacaacaactagAAATGGTTTCATGGAAGCTCAGGGTTCTGGTATTCAAGTTTTGATGACTGCTTCCTTAGCTTTACAAATGGGTGTTCCAATTTATGCTATTGTTGCGATGAGTTCCACCGCAAGTGATAAAATTGGTAGATCTGTTCCAGCTCCAGGTAAGGGTATCTTAACTACCGCAAGAGAATACCAAGGTGACTTGAAGTATAAATCTGCTAAGATGGATATCAAATACAGATCTAGGCAACTGAAGAACAGAATTGCTCAAATTAAAAACTGGGCTGAAGGTGAGTTAGATTACattcaagaagaagctgCACAGTTGGCTGAGTCCGACGcctctttcaacaaatctGAATTCTTGAGAGAAAGAACTGAAGAAATCGAAAGAGATGCAATCAAGCAGGTGAAGGATGCTCAGAGACAACTTGGTAATGAATTCTGGAAGAACGATCCAAGAATTGCTCCAATTAGAGGTGCTTTGGCAACATACAATTTAACCATTGATGATCTGGACGTGTGCTCTTTCCATGGTACATCCACCAAGGCTAACGACAAAAATGAAACTGCAACTGTTGATAAGATGATGCAACACTTGGGTAGAACTGAGGGTAATACTGTCTATGGtgttttccaaaagttCTTAACTGGTCATCCAAAGGGTGCTGCAGGTGCATGGATGTTGAATGGTGCTATTCAAATCTTAAACACTGGTATTGTTCCAGGTAATAGGAATGCGGACAATATTGATAAGGTTTTGGAGGATTACAAGTATGTTTTATTCCCATCCAGAACTATCACTACTGATGGTATCAAGGCCGTTTCTGTCACCTCTTTCGGTTTCGGTCAAAAGGGTGCACAAGCAATTGTTATTCACCCAGATTACTTGTACGCAGCTCTTTCGAAGGAAGAATATGAAAGTTACACTGCTAAGGTCTCATCCAGACAAAAGAAGTCATACGCGTACATTCACAATGGTATGTTGAACAACTCTATCTTCGTTGCTAAGGACCACGCTCCATACAATGACGATCAACAAGAATCCGTTTACTTAGATCCATTAGCAAGAGTTTctccaaataaaaaggatgAGCTAGTTTTCAACGATAATGAATTGCAGGAAAACGGTAAATACATCTCACCGGTTGCTGATAAAACAGCTTCAGTTCTCTCTAATTTGACCAAGGAACAGATTGGTTCAAAGggtgttggtgttgacGTTGAGTTAATTGCCGAGATTAACATCAACAATGAAACCTTCATCGAAAGAAACTTCactgaagaagaaatcaagtaCTGTTCTGGTTCCGCTAACCCAAGATCATCATTTGCTGGTGCGTGGTCTGCAAAGGAAGcagttttcaaatctttggaAGTCGAATCAAAGGGTGCAGGTGCttcattgaaagatattgaaattgtccATGCTGCTAATGGTGCGCCAACTGTTACTTTGCATGGTAGTGCCTTACAAGCTGCAAACAAGCGTGGTGTCAAGAACGTTAAggtttcaatttctcacGATGATGTCCAatctgttgctgttgcaaTTTCTGAATTCTGA
- a CDS encoding uncharacterized protein (PKUD0C07510; similar to Saccharomyces cerevisiae YER145C (FTR1); ancestral locus Anc_8.191), protein MNDIFNVQIFFVVFREALEAVIVVSVLLAFVKQSIGNKSPEVTKKLVRQIWIGAFSGIFICLAIGCAFIGAYYSLKNDIWSRSEDLYEGIMCIIATILITGMGVAMLRINKMQAKWRVKIARALVTPPADKKDRLKCGYILKKYSMFILPFITTLREGLEAVVFVGGVGIGSPAKSFPLPVVCGLIAGALVGGFMYFGGSTISLQIFLCISTAILYLISAGLFSRGVWFFENYMYNRKTGGDAAENGSGPGTYDISKSVWHVNCCNPLKDSGWDVFNSLLGWQNSATYGSILSYNLYWLAMIITLVLMMYEERNGHLPFFKNLTLRQLNPMYHIKNKKKNELSHEEEARLFHQAQAQLNKRVSEDSEHLEAEPVLQEGSSKEATIKESTVPIVIRE, encoded by the coding sequence ATGAACGATATCTTTAACGtccaaatcttctttgTGGTGTTTAGAGAGGCACTTGAGgctgttattgttgtttctgTCCTTTTGGCTTTTGTTAAACAATCCATTGGTAACAAGTCTCCAGAAGTTACCAAGAAACTCGTTCGTCAAATTTGGATTGGCGCCTTTTCCggtattttcatttgtcTTGCTATTGGTTGTGCATTTATTGGTGCTTACTattcattgaagaatgaCATTTGGTCAAGATCAGAAGATCTCTATGAAGGTATCATGTGTATTATTGCAACCATCTTGATTACAGGTATGGGAGTTGCAATGTTAAGAATCAATAAAATGCAAGCCAAATGGAGGGTGAAAATCGCTAGAGCTTTGGTGACCCCTCCTGCTGATAAAAAGGATAGACTGAAATGTGGTTatatcttgaagaaatattCCATGTTTATTTTGCCATTCATCACTACTTTGAGAGAAGGTCTTGAAGCCGTAGTCTTTGTTGGTGGTGTCGGTATTGGCTCCCCTGCTAAATCTTTCCCCCTTCCCGTGGTTTGTGGATTGATTGCTGGTGCTTTAGTGGGGGGTTTTATGTATTTCGGTGGTTCAACAATCTCCCTACAGATTTTCCTCTGTATTTCAACGGCAATTCTTTATTTAATTTCAGCAGGGTTATTCTCAAGGGGGGTTTGGTTTTTCGAAAACTACATGTACAATAGGAAAACTGGTGGTGACGCTGCAGAAAATGGCTCTGGTCCAGGCACTTATGATATTTCCAAATCGGTATGGCATGTTAACTGTTGTAACCCATTAAAAGATTCGGGATGGGACGTTTTTAACTCCTTATTGGGCTGGCAAAACTCGGCCACTTATGGCTCGATCCTCTCCTATAATCTTTATTGGCTTGCTATGATTATCACCTTGGTCTTGATGATGTATGAGGAGAGAAATGGCCATTTGCCCTTCTTCAAGAACTTGACCTTGAGGCAACTCAATCCAATGTATCacatcaaaaataaaaagaagaatgaaCTATCCCACGAAGAAGAGGCACGCTTGTTCCACCAAGCGCAAGCTCAATTAAACAAGAGAGTCTCGGAGGATTCTGAACATTTGGAAGCAGAACCAGTACTTCAAGAGGGGAGCTCAAAGGAGGCCACTATTAAAGAGTCCACAGTCCCTATTGTAATCCGTGAATAG